In Rutidosis leptorrhynchoides isolate AG116_Rl617_1_P2 chromosome 2, CSIRO_AGI_Rlap_v1, whole genome shotgun sequence, one genomic interval encodes:
- the LOC139889173 gene encoding uncharacterized protein, which translates to MYCSFIYGSNNGKERVQLWDILKMQSRITKNHPLILLGDFSVTRSVEEHSCRSSAITEEMKEFSKCLNEIEVDDLGSTGFHFTWTKSLNNPNCGTLKKFDRILCNEEFITNYPQANEKLMPFLVSDYSPTVITLPNGLKRKKKSFRFMNHGANKDDFIRTVEMGWNEQISGHKMFQVVTKLKNLKRSLKNLNWDNALIEYDKAKADELIVLQQKAKIQWLTAGDNNTRFFHSVLKNRMQKNRIDSIYDEHGLRFEGDHVVGQSVNHFKCFLGDKGKCRPIDELGVIFTKVLDTAEANSTVISISNDEIKGAMFDIDNNKASGPDGYSALSFYESLECCRSIYL; encoded by the exons ATGTATTGCAGCTTCATATATGGTAGTAATAATGGGAAAGAAAGAGTGCAATTATGGGATATTTTGAAGATGCAATCCAGAATTACTAAaaatcatccattgatattattgGGAGACTTTAGTGTTACTAGAAGTGTGGAGGAACATAGTTGTAGAAGTTCTGCTATCACTGAAGAAATGAAGGAATTCAGTAAGTGTTTAAATGAGATTGAGGTGGATGATTTGGGGAGTACAGGGTTTCACTTCACATGGACAAAATCTCTCAACAATCCTAATTGTGGTACTTTAAAGAAATTTGACAGGATTTTATGCAATGAAGAATTCATTACCAATTACCCTCAAGCCAATGAGAAGCTCATGCCTTTTCTAGTTTCTGACTATAGTCCCACTGTGATTACTCTCCCTAATGGtttgaaaaggaaaaagaaatcatTTAGATTTATGAACCATGGGGCTAATAAAGATGATTTTATTCGCACTGTTGAGATGGGATGGAATGAGCAGATTTCTGGGCACAAAATGTTTCAAGTTGTCACTAAACTCAAGAATCTCAAAAGAAGTCTCAAGAACCTTAATTGGGATAATG CCTTGATTGAATATGACAAAGCTAAGGCTGATGAATTAATTGTATTACAACAAAAGGCAAAGATTCAATGGTTGACTGCAGGGGACAATAATACCAGATTTTTTCACAGTGTTTTAAAGAATAGGATGCAAAAGAACAGAATTGATAGCATATATGATGAACATGGGttgagatttgaaggtgatcaTGTTGTAGGCCAATCTGTCAATCATTTTAAATGTTTTTTGGGTGATAAGGGTAAATGTAGGCCTATTGATGAATTAGGGGTTATTTTCACTAAAGTTTTAGATACTGCAGAAGCTAACTCAACGGTTATTTctatttctaatgatgagattAAAGGAGCTATGTTTGATATCGATAATAATAAGGCTTCTGGGCCTGATGGCTATTCAGCTTTATCTTTTTATGAAAGCTTGGAGTGTTGTAGGTCAATATATTTGTGA